The Deinococcus sp. Marseille-Q6407 genome has a window encoding:
- a CDS encoding TrmH family RNA methyltransferase → MSTVITSLQNPAVKRLVRLRSSRRAREGENTVLIEGARETARALAAGWPASELYLCPAFFSPEAADLAPQLPANTVTELSRDAFAKVSGREHPDGILLLSRPPAASWETLPEGALIVVLHGLEKPGNVGAILRTVDGTGLGGVLLLGRGADPYGPNVIRASQGSVFHVPLLQAEEAEALAWLEDKGYSLVACTPDAPRTLWEADLSGRVALLLGTEHEGLPAHWRRDESAISIPMRGEADSLNVSTAAAVVLYEALRQRQ, encoded by the coding sequence ATGTCCACCGTCATCACCTCCCTGCAAAATCCAGCCGTCAAGCGCCTGGTTCGCCTGCGCAGCAGCCGGCGCGCCCGGGAAGGGGAGAACACCGTCCTGATCGAAGGCGCCCGCGAAACAGCCCGTGCCCTGGCCGCCGGCTGGCCAGCCAGCGAGCTGTATCTCTGCCCCGCATTCTTCAGCCCCGAAGCAGCCGACTTGGCACCGCAGCTCCCAGCAAATACAGTCACCGAACTCAGCCGCGACGCTTTCGCCAAGGTCAGCGGCCGCGAGCACCCGGACGGCATTCTGTTGCTGAGCCGCCCGCCTGCCGCCAGCTGGGAGACGCTGCCAGAAGGCGCCCTGATCGTGGTGCTGCACGGCCTGGAAAAACCTGGCAACGTGGGCGCCATCCTGCGTACGGTGGACGGCACCGGCCTGGGCGGCGTGCTGCTGCTGGGACGCGGCGCCGACCCCTACGGCCCCAATGTGATCCGCGCCTCACAGGGCAGCGTCTTTCATGTACCGCTCCTGCAAGCTGAAGAAGCCGAAGCGCTAGCCTGGCTGGAGGACAAAGGCTACTCGCTGGTGGCCTGCACCCCCGACGCGCCGCGCACGCTCTGGGAAGCAGACCTGAGCGGCCGGGTGGCCCTGCTGCTGGGCACCGAGCACGAGGGCCTGCCGGCCCACTGGCGCCGCGACGAATCCGCCATCTCCATTCCGATGCGCGGCGAGGCCGACAGCCTGAACGTCTCGACCGCAGCCGCCGTGGTGCTCTACGAGGCACTGCGCCAGCGGCAGTAA
- a CDS encoding NAD(P)-dependent oxidoreductase, which yields MSTAFIGLGAMGYPMAGHLAQHFDTLVWNRTFARAEAHAAEFGSEARPLEELAQADVLFSCLPTSAEVWEVLRALDGQLQPGTIWVDCTSGHPAKARAQAAWLEKRGVQFLDAPVSGGTNGAAAGTLTVMVGGDPQVLERVRPRLAFAGKVVHVGPTGAGFAVKAVNNALLAVNLWAAGEGLAALKAGGVDLGAALDVINASSGRSNATENLIGQRVLTREFPATFALGLLAKDVGIGLDVVAEQKGAAPLLGAAGGLYRAAERMVGAGEDHTAALKLIEQMNDVELS from the coding sequence ATGAGTACTGCATTTATCGGCCTGGGAGCGATGGGCTATCCCATGGCCGGACACCTGGCCCAGCATTTCGATACCCTGGTCTGGAACCGCACTTTTGCCCGCGCCGAAGCGCACGCCGCCGAGTTTGGCAGCGAAGCCCGCCCGCTGGAAGAACTGGCCCAGGCCGACGTTCTCTTCTCCTGCCTGCCCACCTCCGCCGAGGTCTGGGAGGTGCTGCGGGCGCTGGACGGGCAGCTGCAACCCGGCACCATCTGGGTGGACTGCACCAGCGGCCACCCCGCCAAAGCCCGTGCCCAGGCGGCCTGGCTGGAGAAGCGCGGCGTGCAGTTTCTGGACGCCCCTGTTTCCGGTGGCACCAACGGCGCCGCAGCCGGCACCCTGACGGTGATGGTGGGCGGCGACCCGCAGGTGCTGGAGCGGGTGCGCCCCCGCCTCGCCTTTGCCGGCAAGGTGGTGCATGTGGGGCCTACCGGCGCGGGCTTTGCGGTGAAAGCCGTCAACAACGCCCTGCTGGCCGTGAACCTCTGGGCGGCGGGCGAGGGGCTGGCCGCCCTGAAAGCCGGCGGCGTGGACCTGGGCGCGGCGCTGGACGTGATCAACGCGTCGTCAGGCCGCTCCAATGCCACCGAGAACCTGATCGGTCAGCGGGTGCTGACCCGCGAGTTCCCGGCCACCTTTGCGCTGGGGCTGCTGGCCAAGGACGTGGGCATCGGGCTGGATGTGGTGGCCGAGCAAAAAGGCGCGGCGCCGCTGCTGGGCGCGGCCGGCGGGCTGTACCGCGCTGCCGAGCGGATGGTAGGCGCCGGCGAGGACCATACCGCCGCGCTGAAGCTGATAGAACAGATGAACGATGTGGAGCTTTCATGA
- the recF gene encoding DNA replication/repair protein RecF (All proteins in this family for which functions are known are DNA-binding proteins that assist the filamentation of RecA onto DNA for the initiation of recombination or recombinational repair.), producing MSRVRLSKLSTLNYRNLAPDTLDFPAGVTGVWGENGAGKTNLLEAAYLALTGRTEAGRLEELVRAGQTEAYVRADVLEGGSLSVQEVGIGRGRRQLKVDGVRARTGDLPRGSAVLIRPEDSELVFGSPSKRRAYLDSLLGRLSARYAEQLSRYERTVSQRNAALREGQDWALDVWDGPLVTLGREIMEFRERALVRLEELARQANAELGSRKTLELRLLESTDPESYAATLHSRRAEELARGVTLTGPHRDDLELTLGGLGAGTYASRGEGRTAALSLRYAELQLLSERFGEPPVLLIDDWTAELDPQRRQFLLDLAASVPQAIVTGTEQPPGARLVLQAAAGRFTAQEVLA from the coding sequence ATGTCGCGCGTGCGCCTGAGCAAGCTCTCTACCCTGAACTACCGCAACCTGGCCCCCGACACGCTGGACTTTCCGGCCGGGGTCACGGGCGTGTGGGGCGAGAACGGGGCCGGCAAGACCAACCTGCTGGAAGCGGCTTATCTGGCACTGACCGGCCGTACCGAGGCGGGCCGGCTGGAAGAACTGGTGCGGGCCGGGCAGACCGAAGCCTACGTGCGCGCCGATGTGCTGGAAGGCGGCAGCCTCAGTGTGCAAGAGGTGGGTATCGGGCGCGGCCGGCGGCAGCTGAAGGTGGACGGCGTGCGCGCCCGCACCGGCGACCTGCCGCGCGGCAGCGCCGTGCTGATTCGCCCGGAAGATTCCGAGCTGGTGTTCGGTTCGCCTTCCAAGCGCCGGGCCTATCTGGACTCGTTGCTGGGCCGCCTGAGCGCCCGGTATGCCGAGCAGCTCAGCCGCTATGAGCGCACGGTGTCGCAGCGTAATGCCGCCCTGCGCGAAGGTCAGGACTGGGCGCTGGACGTCTGGGACGGCCCGCTGGTGACTCTGGGCCGCGAGATCATGGAATTCCGCGAGCGGGCGCTGGTACGGCTGGAAGAACTGGCCCGGCAGGCCAACGCCGAGCTGGGCAGCCGCAAAACGCTGGAACTCCGGCTGCTGGAAAGCACCGACCCGGAAAGTTACGCAGCCACGCTGCACTCACGCCGCGCCGAGGAACTGGCCCGTGGCGTCACCCTGACCGGCCCGCACCGCGACGACCTGGAACTGACCCTGGGCGGCCTGGGCGCCGGCACCTATGCCAGCCGCGGAGAGGGACGCACCGCCGCGCTCTCGCTGCGCTACGCCGAGCTACAACTGCTCAGCGAGCGCTTCGGGGAGCCGCCGGTGCTCCTGATTGACGACTGGACCGCCGAGCTGGACCCGCAGCGCCGGCAGTTCCTGCTGGACCTGGCCGCCTCGGTGCCGCAGGCCATCGTGACCGGCACCGAGCAGCCCCCCGGCGCCCGGCTGGTGCTGCAGGCCGCCGCCGGCCGCTTTACCGCGCAGGAGGTTCTGGCATGA
- a CDS encoding YbjN domain-containing protein, whose translation MTTETALLTLDTIAKYLKEREVQLEMDQNPETNQRFIRMGWRFEMGDAAVLVSVNDGPQNTSRLEITCVTQKTYEGRLAEVMEMLNQRNRERAFSRSIDPQGNVWLEYVGFYPTLAEMPQETFDTLFGGVLMHFQDDYAALEGVQLQPEQPQA comes from the coding sequence ATGACGACCGAAACTGCTCTGCTGACGCTGGATACTATCGCCAAGTACCTCAAGGAACGCGAAGTCCAGCTGGAAATGGACCAGAACCCCGAGACCAACCAGCGTTTTATCCGCATGGGCTGGCGCTTTGAAATGGGCGACGCTGCCGTGCTGGTGTCCGTGAACGACGGCCCCCAGAACACCAGCCGCCTCGAAATCACCTGCGTGACCCAGAAGACCTATGAAGGCCGCCTGGCTGAAGTGATGGAAATGCTGAACCAGCGCAACCGCGAACGCGCTTTCAGCCGTTCGATTGATCCTCAGGGCAACGTCTGGCTGGAATACGTGGGCTTCTACCCCACCCTGGCCGAAATGCCCCAGGAAACCTTCGATACCCTCTTTGGCGGCGTGCTGATGCACTTCCAGGACGACTACGCTGCGCTGGAAGGCGTGCAGCTGCAGCCTGAGCAGCCCCAGGCCTGA
- a CDS encoding DUF721 domain-containing protein, producing the protein MSNGDSNKPYIQKPSYRTRARSGRREGDLRSVGELMDATLGKNRLGFGVRRAQALLLWPRAVGPEVARLTRARSFQFGTLHVEARDSAAAHHLSMQRHHFMHRLNELLISTAPAGVTPEQVTEIRFGTGWTAPGGGNRRSLAPQLPPLPPEEQARAEQAAQAAGEELHDVARAAAEAVARSRRWREQQGWTPCPVCGEPDPHLPCRACERTMRDPVVRRAADELMRRPEAILGLEDRLGPSAEQAAYFLAVQGLEGRLKVLALECIHLGSAAEYHEFFEEQCGHLLAVMGRKPLSDVTAADYDQLPEQVLQVLKAGRAAARRR; encoded by the coding sequence ATGAGTAACGGAGACAGCAACAAGCCCTACATCCAAAAGCCCAGCTACCGCACCCGCGCCCGCAGCGGCCGGCGTGAGGGTGACCTGCGCAGCGTGGGCGAACTGATGGACGCCACCCTGGGCAAGAACCGGCTGGGCTTCGGGGTACGCCGCGCACAGGCGCTGTTACTATGGCCGCGGGCGGTGGGGCCGGAAGTGGCCCGGCTGACCCGGGCGCGGTCGTTTCAGTTCGGGACGCTGCACGTAGAAGCCCGCGACTCGGCGGCGGCGCATCACCTCAGCATGCAGCGCCACCATTTCATGCACCGGCTTAATGAGCTGCTGATCAGCACGGCGCCGGCCGGAGTGACACCCGAACAGGTCACCGAGATTCGTTTCGGCACCGGCTGGACCGCGCCCGGTGGGGGGAACCGCCGCTCGCTCGCGCCACAACTGCCGCCGCTGCCCCCTGAAGAGCAGGCCCGGGCCGAGCAGGCAGCGCAGGCGGCCGGCGAGGAGTTGCACGACGTGGCCCGCGCCGCCGCCGAGGCAGTGGCCCGCTCGCGGCGCTGGCGCGAGCAGCAGGGCTGGACCCCCTGTCCAGTCTGCGGCGAACCCGACCCGCATCTGCCCTGCCGCGCCTGTGAACGCACCATGCGCGATCCGGTGGTGCGCCGCGCCGCCGATGAGCTGATGCGCCGGCCCGAAGCGATTCTGGGCCTGGAAGACCGACTGGGCCCCAGCGCCGAGCAGGCTGCGTATTTCCTGGCGGTGCAGGGCCTGGAAGGCCGGCTGAAGGTGCTGGCCCTGGAATGCATTCATCTGGGCAGCGCCGCGGAGTACCACGAGTTCTTCGAGGAACAGTGCGGGCACCTGCTGGCCGTCATGGGCCGCAAGCCCCTGAGCGATGTCACCGCGGCCGACTATGACCAGCTACCCGAGCAGGTGTTGCAGGTGCTGAAAGCGGGGCGGGCGGCGGCCCGGCGGCGCTGA
- a CDS encoding 3'(2'),5'-bisphosphate nucleotidase CysQ yields the protein MTEELATAEQLARQAGELIRRLRQQGLTVEHKTGADDPVTQADRAASQLLMQELAAAFPADGLLSEEESDSRQRLDRRRVWLIDPIDGTKEYTEGSSDYCVSIGLAEAGEPVLGVIYAPETDELFSGAAGMGVRKNGQPVSLRSEQPYIVATSVTETGRELKDLPLPGMRPSGSTALKLARIAAGEADATFTMSPRAEWDIAAGHALLRAQGGDLTRRDGRAVRYNQPKPYLEQGLIAGGPEAIAWLRAELLRLGVPTAVLALDADAQGQRRHVRRAGERELAWLVTGSSERGETAVLGSGGNAFHLERLTRDVRRAGDSLH from the coding sequence ATGACCGAAGAACTGGCCACAGCAGAGCAGCTGGCCCGTCAGGCCGGTGAGTTGATCCGGCGCCTGCGCCAGCAGGGCCTGACCGTGGAGCACAAGACCGGCGCCGATGACCCGGTGACCCAGGCCGACCGGGCCGCCTCGCAGCTGCTGATGCAGGAGCTGGCCGCCGCTTTCCCGGCAGACGGCCTGCTTTCCGAAGAAGAGAGCGATAGCCGGCAGCGTCTGGACAGGCGGCGAGTCTGGTTGATTGACCCGATTGACGGCACCAAGGAATACACCGAAGGCAGCAGTGACTACTGCGTGTCTATCGGACTGGCCGAGGCAGGCGAGCCGGTGCTGGGCGTGATCTACGCACCCGAGACGGATGAGCTGTTCTCGGGTGCCGCTGGGATGGGCGTGCGGAAAAACGGGCAGCCGGTCTCGCTGCGTTCAGAACAGCCCTATATCGTGGCCACCTCGGTCACGGAAACCGGCCGCGAGCTGAAGGACCTGCCGCTGCCGGGCATGCGGCCCAGCGGCTCTACGGCCCTGAAGCTGGCCCGAATTGCGGCAGGCGAGGCGGATGCCACCTTTACCATGTCGCCCCGCGCCGAGTGGGATATTGCCGCTGGGCACGCCCTGCTGCGCGCGCAGGGCGGCGACCTGACTCGGCGTGATGGCCGGGCGGTGCGCTACAACCAGCCCAAGCCTTATCTGGAGCAGGGCCTGATTGCCGGCGGGCCGGAAGCCATCGCCTGGTTACGGGCCGAGCTGCTGCGCTTAGGGGTCCCTACCGCCGTGCTGGCTCTGGACGCCGACGCCCAGGGCCAGCGCCGGCACGTGCGCCGCGCCGGTGAACGCGAGCTGGCCTGGCTGGTGACCGGCTCCAGTGAAAGGGGCGAAACGGCCGTGCTCGGCAGCGGCGGCAACGCCTTTCATCTGGAACGGCTGACCCGTGACGTGCGCCGCGCCGGTGACTCGCTGCACTGA
- the sucC gene encoding ADP-forming succinate--CoA ligase subunit beta, with the protein MKLHEYQGKEILRDFGVNVQEGKVATTPEEVQAIYQEYGQPVVVKAQVHVGGRGKAGGVKYSPSEEKALENAGNILGMDIKGLTVNKVLVTKAVDIDAGTEYYVGMIVDRNVQSYTLMASAEGGMEIEEVAAATPEKIIRHRVDPITGLRPYEAREVAIKAGFKGNLNKIADMMVKMSRAALERDAVLVEINPLFVDADGTPIALDTKFEVDDNAMYRHKDIAHYRELSAEHPLEVEASEYGFAYVKLEDGNVGVLGNGAGIVMTTLDVVNRAGAKPANFLDIGGGAKADVVYNAVKLVSKDPDVKAIFINIFGGITRADEVAKGVIRALDEGILTKPVRMRIAGTAEDEAKALLNEKNSDLIKMYPTMFEAAEEAAKEANAAEGK; encoded by the coding sequence GTGAAGTTACACGAGTATCAGGGCAAAGAAATCCTGCGTGATTTCGGCGTCAACGTGCAGGAAGGCAAAGTCGCCACCACCCCCGAAGAAGTGCAGGCCATCTACCAGGAGTACGGCCAGCCGGTCGTGGTCAAGGCACAGGTGCATGTCGGCGGCCGCGGCAAGGCCGGCGGCGTGAAGTACAGCCCCAGCGAAGAAAAAGCGCTGGAAAACGCGGGGAACATCCTCGGCATGGACATCAAGGGCCTGACCGTGAACAAGGTCTTGGTCACCAAGGCCGTGGACATCGACGCGGGCACCGAGTACTACGTGGGCATGATCGTGGACCGCAACGTCCAGAGCTACACCCTGATGGCCTCGGCCGAGGGCGGCATGGAAATCGAGGAAGTCGCCGCCGCGACCCCCGAAAAGATCATCCGTCACCGCGTGGACCCCATCACCGGCCTGCGCCCCTACGAAGCGCGCGAAGTCGCCATCAAGGCCGGCTTCAAGGGCAACCTCAACAAGATCGCCGACATGATGGTCAAGATGAGCCGGGCCGCGCTTGAGCGCGACGCCGTGCTGGTCGAAATCAACCCGCTGTTCGTGGACGCCGACGGCACCCCCATCGCGCTGGACACCAAGTTCGAAGTGGACGACAACGCGATGTACCGCCACAAGGACATCGCCCACTACCGTGAGCTGTCGGCCGAGCACCCCCTCGAAGTCGAAGCCAGCGAGTACGGCTTCGCCTACGTGAAGCTCGAAGACGGCAACGTCGGCGTGCTGGGCAACGGCGCGGGCATCGTGATGACCACCCTGGACGTGGTGAACCGCGCCGGAGCCAAGCCGGCCAACTTCCTCGACATCGGCGGCGGCGCCAAGGCCGACGTGGTGTACAACGCGGTCAAGCTGGTGTCTAAAGACCCCGACGTCAAGGCCATCTTCATCAACATCTTCGGCGGCATCACCCGCGCCGACGAAGTTGCCAAGGGCGTCATCCGCGCGCTGGACGAAGGCATCCTGACCAAGCCGGTCCGCATGCGCATCGCCGGCACCGCCGAGGACGAAGCCAAGGCGCTGCTGAACGAAAAGAACAGCGACCTGATCAAGATGTACCCCACCATGTTCGAAGCAGCTGAAGAAGCGGCCAAGGAAGCGAACGCAGCGGAGGGCAAGTAA
- a CDS encoding molybdenum cofactor biosynthesis protein B, translating into MPRRLRCGVLTVSDTRTPETDRSGAFLVQALQEAGHHVEGYSIVPDERDAIETQLRAWQAAGFDLLLSTGGTGITGRDVTVPVIESLLTKPLPGFGELFRMLSYQQVGGAAMLSRAVGGLAGRTLLFALPGSRGAVETGWELLQGQLQHLAAEAQRQGQP; encoded by the coding sequence GTGCCGCGCCGTCTGCGCTGCGGCGTGCTGACCGTCAGCGACACCCGCACGCCCGAGACCGACCGCAGCGGGGCTTTTCTGGTACAGGCCCTGCAGGAGGCCGGACATCATGTGGAGGGCTACAGCATCGTGCCCGACGAACGAGACGCTATTGAGACGCAGCTGCGGGCCTGGCAGGCGGCCGGCTTCGATCTGCTGCTCAGCACCGGCGGCACCGGCATCACCGGGCGCGACGTGACGGTGCCGGTCATCGAAAGTCTGCTGACCAAGCCGCTGCCCGGCTTTGGCGAGCTGTTCCGGATGCTGTCTTATCAGCAGGTGGGCGGCGCCGCGATGCTCTCGCGGGCGGTCGGCGGGCTGGCCGGGCGCACGCTGCTGTTTGCCTTGCCTGGCTCACGCGGCGCGGTCGAAACCGGCTGGGAGCTGCTGCAAGGCCAGCTGCAACACCTGGCTGCTGAGGCGCAGCGGCAGGGCCAGCCCTGA
- the aspS gene encoding aspartate--tRNA(Asn) ligase: MTTPTDTPAQSQTPAQTLPRTFIRDLGGLAGQEVRLRGMILSRRDLGGLQFVTLRDGSGAVQGVGDGLELNLPLPESSVEIVGTVTPHPKREGEVEVRMQAMRLISAAAEATPVELPKLNRVHPDTLLNHRAVTVRGLKERAALRVQAELLAGFREALNGMGFTEISTPKIVEAGAEGGANLFTVDYFGEPAYLAQSPQLYKQMMVGAFERVFEVAPVFRGEQHNTSRHLTEYLSLDAELGFIDSEEDVMDVETEVLRQMLARVAQRCAPELTLLGATLPQVPERIPRIPLLEARALVEREFGHAVGGKDLDPEGERLLGEYYAREHGSEFVFVTRFPRVARPFYTYPEGEVDGVPLTRGFDLLLRGLEITSGGQRIHDPQMLAESIEAYGLNPDSLRGYAEVFRYGMPPHGGFAIGAERLTALLLGLSNVRMARAFPRDRTRLQP, translated from the coding sequence ATGACCACCCCTACCGATACGCCAGCGCAGTCCCAGACACCCGCTCAGACCCTGCCCCGCACCTTTATCCGCGACCTTGGCGGCCTCGCCGGGCAGGAGGTGCGGCTGCGCGGCATGATTCTCTCGCGGCGCGACCTCGGCGGCCTGCAGTTTGTGACCCTGCGCGACGGCAGCGGCGCCGTGCAGGGCGTGGGCGACGGCCTGGAGCTGAACCTGCCGCTGCCCGAGAGCAGCGTGGAAATCGTAGGCACAGTGACGCCCCACCCCAAGCGGGAAGGCGAGGTGGAAGTGCGGATGCAGGCTATGCGCCTGATCTCGGCGGCGGCCGAGGCGACCCCGGTGGAGCTGCCCAAGCTGAACCGGGTTCACCCCGACACGCTACTCAACCACCGCGCCGTGACGGTGCGTGGGCTGAAGGAACGCGCCGCGCTGCGGGTGCAGGCCGAGCTGCTGGCTGGCTTCCGTGAGGCGCTGAACGGCATGGGCTTTACCGAAATCAGCACGCCCAAGATTGTGGAGGCCGGCGCGGAAGGCGGCGCCAACCTCTTCACGGTGGACTATTTCGGTGAGCCGGCCTACCTGGCCCAGAGCCCGCAGCTGTACAAGCAGATGATGGTGGGCGCCTTCGAGCGGGTGTTCGAGGTGGCCCCGGTGTTCCGCGGCGAGCAGCACAACACCAGCCGGCACCTGACCGAGTACCTCAGCCTGGACGCTGAGCTGGGCTTTATCGATTCGGAAGAGGACGTGATGGACGTGGAAACCGAGGTGCTGCGGCAGATGCTGGCGCGGGTAGCCCAGCGCTGCGCCCCCGAGCTGACGCTGCTAGGTGCCACGCTGCCGCAGGTGCCCGAGCGGATTCCGCGCATTCCGCTGCTGGAGGCCCGCGCGCTGGTGGAGCGCGAGTTCGGTCATGCGGTGGGCGGCAAGGACCTCGACCCCGAAGGCGAGCGGCTGCTGGGCGAGTACTACGCCCGCGAACACGGCAGCGAGTTCGTGTTCGTGACCCGTTTCCCGCGGGTGGCCCGGCCTTTTTACACCTACCCGGAAGGCGAGGTGGACGGCGTGCCACTGACGCGCGGCTTCGACCTGCTGCTGCGCGGCCTGGAAATCACGTCCGGCGGACAGCGCATCCACGACCCGCAGATGCTGGCCGAGAGCATCGAAGCTTATGGCCTGAACCCCGACTCGCTGCGCGGATATGCCGAGGTGTTCCGCTACGGCATGCCCCCGCACGGCGGCTTTGCCATCGGCGCTGAGCGGCTCACCGCGCTGCTGCTGGGCCTCAGCAACGTGCGAATGGCCCGCGCTTTCCCACGCGACCGTACCCGGCTGCAGCCCTGA
- a CDS encoding DegV family protein: MTEPQFTVVTDGGLDAYPGLKNVVPVAPFSVTFGNETYAMHELPRQELIDRILAGNPHPSTSQPTPQAWLDAYRQAAAQGARKIVALTISTGLSGSANAAEQARELSGLDIQLFNSGSLSAAQAFVLHALMTAAERGESLETALRWAEQVRDETELYFTVETLDFLQRGGRIGKVAATLGGLLNLKPVVTVEKPSGIYTTAAKARGYKGGIREIAAQITRRYGEGTPVRLALLYGSHPEDADALREQIAASHPIVWAESGPVNGSLMVHTGPRAVGTAAAPGAWPWER, translated from the coding sequence ATGACTGAACCCCAGTTCACGGTGGTGACCGATGGCGGCCTGGACGCCTACCCCGGCCTGAAGAACGTGGTGCCGGTGGCCCCGTTCTCGGTCACCTTTGGCAATGAGACTTACGCGATGCACGAGCTGCCCCGCCAGGAGCTGATCGACCGGATTCTGGCCGGGAACCCTCACCCCAGCACCTCGCAGCCCACCCCGCAGGCCTGGCTGGACGCCTACCGGCAGGCCGCCGCGCAGGGTGCGCGCAAGATCGTGGCGCTGACCATCAGCACCGGCCTTTCGGGCAGCGCCAACGCGGCCGAACAGGCCCGCGAGCTGTCGGGGCTGGATATCCAGCTGTTCAACTCGGGCAGCCTCAGCGCGGCGCAGGCCTTTGTGCTGCATGCCCTGATGACCGCCGCCGAGCGCGGCGAATCACTGGAAACGGCGCTGCGCTGGGCCGAGCAGGTCCGCGACGAAACCGAGCTGTATTTCACGGTCGAGACGCTGGATTTCCTGCAGCGCGGCGGACGCATCGGCAAGGTGGCGGCTACCCTGGGCGGGTTGCTGAACCTCAAGCCGGTGGTGACGGTAGAAAAACCCAGCGGCATCTATACCACGGCGGCCAAGGCACGCGGCTACAAGGGCGGCATCCGCGAGATCGCTGCGCAGATCACCCGCCGCTACGGCGAAGGCACCCCGGTGCGGCTGGCGCTGCTGTACGGGTCTCACCCGGAAGACGCCGACGCACTGCGTGAACAGATTGCTGCGTCGCATCCCATCGTCTGGGCCGAGAGCGGCCCGGTCAACGGTTCGCTGATGGTGCATACCGGTCCGCGTGCCGTGGGAACAGCGGCGGCGCCGGGAGCCTGGCCTTGGGAACGCTGA
- a CDS encoding M24 family metallopeptidase has protein sequence MEKIEQVRSALAGRGLQALWVTDPANVRYLSGFTHPDDGRVLVTPAEVLLYTDSRYTVQAKEDAEEGVQVVIASPLSALEQAAPKVAGLKVGIEAANLTVAGLERLQSAWQAQFHPTEGLVEELRLYKTDAEISGIRAAQDLADRVFGEVRPMIKAGVRELDVAIALEQGLRQAGATSAFDVIVASGVRGALPHGAASDKVIEDGDLVTVDFGANLNGYNSDMTRTVAVGEPSAELQRIYTAVLAAEEAAVAAIRPGMQAGDLDAVARDLLAEHGLAEAFAHSLGHGVGLVVHENPRLARGSEDVLQPGMVITIEPGAYIEDLGGVRIEDLVLVTESGYEVLSHSPKERF, from the coding sequence ATGGAAAAAATCGAACAGGTGAGAAGTGCTCTGGCCGGCCGCGGCCTGCAGGCCCTGTGGGTGACCGATCCGGCCAACGTGCGTTATCTCAGTGGCTTTACCCATCCCGACGACGGCCGGGTGCTGGTGACGCCGGCAGAAGTGCTGCTCTACACCGACAGCCGCTACACCGTTCAGGCCAAGGAAGACGCCGAAGAAGGCGTGCAGGTCGTGATTGCCTCGCCCCTGAGCGCGCTGGAGCAGGCAGCGCCCAAGGTGGCCGGGTTGAAGGTGGGCATCGAAGCGGCGAACCTGACCGTGGCGGGCCTGGAGCGGCTGCAGTCGGCCTGGCAGGCCCAGTTCCACCCCACTGAGGGGCTGGTAGAAGAGCTGCGACTCTACAAGACGGACGCTGAAATCAGCGGTATCCGCGCCGCGCAGGACCTGGCCGACCGGGTGTTCGGCGAGGTGAGGCCCATGATCAAGGCCGGCGTGCGTGAGCTGGACGTGGCGATTGCGCTGGAGCAGGGGCTCCGGCAGGCCGGGGCCACCAGTGCGTTTGACGTGATCGTGGCCAGCGGGGTGCGGGGTGCGCTGCCGCACGGCGCCGCCAGCGACAAGGTGATTGAGGACGGCGACCTGGTCACGGTGGATTTCGGGGCCAACCTGAACGGGTACAACTCCGATATGACTCGCACGGTGGCGGTGGGTGAGCCCAGCGCGGAACTGCAGCGAATTTACACTGCCGTGCTGGCGGCCGAGGAAGCGGCGGTGGCAGCCATTCGGCCCGGTATGCAGGCAGGCGACCTGGACGCGGTGGCCCGCGACCTGCTGGCTGAGCATGGCCTGGCCGAAGCTTTTGCTCACTCGCTGGGGCACGGCGTGGGCCTGGTGGTGCATGAGAACCCCCGCCTGGCCCGTGGCAGCGAGGACGTGTTGCAGCCAGGCATGGTTATCACCATTGAGCCGGGCGCCTATATCGAGGACCTGGGCGGTGTGCGGATTGAGGATCTGGTGCTGGTGACTGAGAGCGGCTATGAGGTGCTGAGCCACTCGCCCAAGGAACGCTTCTGA